The DNA region CAAGACAAGAGATGGCTGAAAAGTATCTTGAATACGTAACCCAATATGGGTTAGACTCTATGGCTATGGCACTAGACCGGGTTGAAGCAGTTGAGTTAGCTTTAGAAATGTCCCCAAATCCTGTATTATTAGTACTTACTGGTAAAGGCCACGAACCCTATCTTGAGGAAAATAAGTATGGTGTTCAATCTGACCAGCAAGTAGCCCACATGTTTCGCTACCGTCAAGTCAGCTATTCAATGTGAAATGTAGGATATCAATAAGACCAATAGAAAAAAGCAACATGTATTTATATAAATACATGTTGCTTTTTTATTTGATCTAAATAGGACTTTAATATGCTAAGTCGCATGACTTATAGAACTCCATATAGCTAATTTTCTATAAGAATATCGCCTTATATCATAACAAATACCCCGTTTAACAGCGATAAATAGAGTTATATGATTAATACACATGTGATGATATGTAAATAAGCGTACACTGTTATATCGGAAAACACCTGTACATTGATAGTAATAGGCTATCAAGGATAATGGTAATCTAGTATCTCGATTGAATTGCAATCATGATTGGTTTTTCCTACAATTAGTGAATGATAAAAAATCATTTGGAGGCAATATTATGAAGAAAATTTTCCGTGCATTGGGCTTGGCACTAGTGGTATTAGTTTTAGCTGCTTGTGGCCAAAGTGAAGAAACGACTAAAGTAAAACTAGGTGTCGTTGGCGATAAAAACGACCAATGGGAATACCTACAAGATGAATTACTAGAAAAAGAAAATATTGAAATTGAATTGGTAAAATTCACTGACTACCGTCAACCAATCGTATCATTAGATGATGGGTCGATTGATATGCACTCCGCTTTAACAGAAATCTATATGGATTCAATCAATGAAGAAGGTGGCTATTCTAATACCACATTAGGTTATACCACTTTAAATCCGATGGGTGTCTTCTCTGAAAAAATTGATTCATTAGATGAACTAGCAGACGGCGCTTTAGTCGCAATTCCAGACGACGTATCAAACGGGTCACGTGCTTTACTGTTACTGCAAACAGCAGGCCTAATCGAATTAGACGAATCTAAAGGGTTATTACCAACAACAAGTGACATTACTTCAAATCCAAAAAACTTACAATTTGAAGAAATGGCAGCCAACCAAACAGCTCGTGCCTTAGCTGACGTTGATATCTCATTAATCAACAACGACATGGCAACAGACGCAGGTTACGTGCCAACACAAGACTCAATTTACCTTGAGCCAGTCGCAGAATCATCAAAACCATACTACAACGTCATTGCAGTCCAAGAAGACCAAACAGACAATGAAGTATACAAGACAATCCTTGAATACTATCAAACAGATGAAGTCGCAGCAATCATCGATGAAATGTCAGCAGGATCAAGCATTCCGGTATGGGAAGGCGCACCAGAACCAGGTAGTTCAAATTAATATTAGAATAATATAAAAATATATTCCTACTAGGGTAGACAACAGATATTTATGTCTATCTTAGGAGGATTTTTTTGAGCATTTGTATGGAAGCATTAATTCAATAAGTTAAAGATAGAGTTACAATAAGCACAATAAGGAGCAATAATAGTTATCAGTAAATTGGGTCCAAATACAATTTAAAATGACAGCGTTTTCAATATAATGGAATTAAGGAGTAGTTATATGATTACAGATTTATTAGTGGAAAAGATATTAGTACTAAAAAAGTATGATGGATACTCCATTATGTTTCTAGAAAAAGTTTTTGAAGTAGATAGGAGGATTTTATTTAGAGATGTAGAGAGAATTAATGATTTTTTGAATAAAGTTAAACTAGAGGAGTTCTTTTTTACAGATAATAAAATTGTAAGTCCAGGTTGGGATAAGAAAGAGCTTATAAAAGCAATATCTAAATTTGAAGAAAATTTTTTATTTCAAGATGAACGACCACTAGCAATAATCATATACATATTTATTGCTAATAGCTATATTTCAAATTATCACTTTCAAGATTTGTTTAAAATGAGCAAAAATACAATACTTAATGACATAAGAATATCAAAAGAAATTGCTGCTGAGTACAATATAAGGTTGAAATATTCTAGGTCGAAAGGCTATCACCTTATAGGTAATCCTATAAATCAGAGACGATTGTTGGAATATGCAGTGACGAATATTCTAGATTTAGAGACAGGTAGCTGGATGATATTTTTTTTGACTCATAAACAAGTTGATAGTGAGGTTATTACTAAAATTAGTAAGGTGTTAAGAGAGTCAACCGATGGAATATATGTTGAGAAATCTTTAATGAGATTAAGTTATATTTTAGCTATTTTGAGTATTTCAAAATTTGAACCGACTGATGTTTTCTCTAGTAATCAATATCACTTACTCAGAGGATTAGATATAAATAATCTAACAGAAGGAATAGTTAGATTTTTACCTCAATTAAATGATGAAAGATTCTATATAGCTTCCAGAATTATGGCTAGTCTCCAAGGTGATTTAAAGAGAGAGAGCACTTATTTTCTACAGAAGAAAATGGATTTAATTATAGAAAAAGTTCTAGGGTATTTGGGGATTGTTAATAATAACCCACAACATTTTCGAGTAGTATTTTTTAATCATTTTGTACCTGCATACTTCCGTATGGTCTTTGGGATATATGAGCATAATCCGTTGAAAGAGAATGTAAAATCTAAATATACAGATTTATACTCAATAATTAAGAGAGTTGTGATAGCTCTAGAGGAAAAAAGTGACTATACCCTTTCGGAAGATGAGATTATTTATTTTGTAATTTTATTTGAAGGTTATATAGGAACAACTAAGCCAATAAACTCGCAGTATAAAGGAATTGTTGTCTGTCCTAATGGGGTAAGCTCCTCATATATTCTGACAAAAATTTTAAGAGAAACATTACCTGAAATCTTAATAATTGATTTTTATTCTATGCAAGAAATCTACACTTTAAATAAGGATACGTATGACATAATTTTCACGACAAGACTAATAGAAGATATAAATAAGCCACAATTTGAAGTTTCTCCGGTTATGAAACCCGTAGAAGAAAGTATTTTGAAAAGAAAAGTATATGACTATTTGGGTATACATGATTCGAATTTGGAAAGAGTGGACGAGGTCTTAGCTATATTAGAGAATCATGTAACTATCCCAGATTATAATGTATTACAAACAGAATTAGATACATACTTTAGTGAAGATATAAATAACTTAAATAATTTGCAAGGAGGAAAAAATTTGAATGAATTATTAAATTCGTCGCGAATAAAATTTGTAGAAAAAGTAGCGGACTGGAGAGAAGCAATTACTGTCGCCAGTGCACCCTTACTAGCACAAGGGTTTATAGAGAAGCAATATATAACAAGTATGATTGAAAGTGTAGAAGAATTTGGACCATATATTGTACTATCTCCACATGTAGCGGTACCACATGCTACACCAGATAAAGGTGTAAAGAGACTTGGTATGAGCTTATTGAGATTAGAAGATTCTGTAGATTTTAATCTGAAGGAAGATAAAGATGATGACAAATTTGTAAATTTAATTTTTGTGCTAGCTCCAGTAGATTCAAAAGCTCACCTAAAATCTTTAGCTCAATTAGCAAATATTTTAGATGAGGAAAATATTATCCGAAAGATAAATGAAGCTAAAAATCCAGATGAAATAATGGAAATAATTGATGAAGAAATGGAGATGTAAATTATGAAAATAGTAACGGTTTGTGGCAATGGTATTGGTAGTAGTTTGTTACTTAAAATGAAGGTAGAAACAATTGCAAAAGAAGTAGGCGTATCGGCGCAAGTAGAATCTAGTGACTCTAATGCTGCAGCTGGACAAAAAGCAGACTTATTTGTAACTGTAAAAGAATTTGCTAATATTTTTCCTGAAAATTCGAATGTATGTATTGTGAAAAGTTATACAAATAAGAAAAAAATTCAAGAAGATTTAATACCCTATTTAGAGAAATTCAAATAATGAATTGGAGGAGAAAGTTATGGCAATATTATCATTCTTACAAGATATTCTTAGTGAGCCGGCTTTTTTAATGGGATTAATAGCCTTTATAGGTTTGGTAGCTATGCGTTCAAGATGGGATAAGGTGCTGACAGGTACTTTAGGTCCAATTTTAGGATACTTAATGCTTTCGGCAGGATCAAGTGTTATTACCGCTAATCTTGACCCATTAGCACAGATGATAGAGACAGGTTTTAACGTTACAGGTGTTGTACCGAATAATGAGGCTGTTACTTCAGTAGCTCAGGAACTTTTAGGTGTGGAAACAATGTCAATTCTAATTATGGGATATGTATTCAATTTATTGATTGCAAGATTTACGAGATTTAAGTACATATTTTTAACTGGTCACCACAGTTTCTTCATGGCTTGTTTATTATCTGCAGTTTTAGGTTCTTTAAACTTTGAAGGTATACAAATGATCCTTATTGGAGGTTTTATTTTAGGATCATGGTCAGCAATCTCCCCAGCAATAGGACAAAAATATACTTTACAAGTAACCGATGGTGAAGAAATTGCAATGGGGCATTTTGGTAGTTTAGGTTATTATTTATCAGCTCTTATTGGAAAGTATGTAGGAAAGAATAGTAAATCAACAGAAGATTTTGAAGTTCCAGAACAATTTGGATTCTTAAGAAATACTACGATTTCGACTGCGATAACCATGGTTGTATTTTATTTAGGTGCGGCCGTTGCAGCTGGTCCTAAATTTGTAAGTAGTCTATCGGGAGAAACTAATCCGTATGTTTATGCTTTATTATGTGGTTTAACTTTTGCAGTAGGGGTAACTATTGTTTATAACGGTGTTCGATTGATTCTAGCCGATTTAATCCCAGCGTTTGAAGGAATAGCAACAAAAATTATTCCTAACTCAGTTCCCGCGGTCGATTGTGCTGTTTTCTTCCCGTTTGCTCCAACTGCAGTAATTTTAGGTTTTGTTTCTAGTTTTATTGGAGGTGTGATTGGTATGTTAGCTCTAGGAGCTATTGGAGGAGTAGTAATAATTCCAGGTCTTGTACCACACTTCTTTTGTGGGGCAACAGCTGGAGTTTATGGAAACTCAACTGGTGGTGTTCGGGGAGCAACTTTAGGAGCTTTTGTAAATGGGTTGTTGCTTGCTTTTATCCCAGCCTTCTTATTGCCTGTACTAGGAGAACTAGGATTCTCAAATACAACATTTGGGGATGTAGACTTTGGTGTGATAGGAATAGTTTTAGGAAACTTAGGTACATGGTTAGGACAAGTGGGTATATATATTATCTTGGCTTTAATCGCGGTATCACTACTGCTTCCTAGTTTAGGAAAAAATAAAAATGATGCGATAAATAACGTCGAAATGGAGGACTAAAAATGGTGAAGATTTTTACTGATGGAGCAAATATTGATGAAATGTTAAATGATTTGAAATCGCCTACAGTAACGGGGGTCACAACAAACCCCTCGTTGATGAAGGTAGCAGGCATTACTGACTATATAGAGTTTGCTAATAAAGTAGTAACTAATATAAAAGATTATCCTATTTCATTTGAGGTATTTAGTGACGATATTCAGGTTATGAAGCAAGAAGCTGAAAAAATTGCATCTATAGCAGATAATGTTTATGTGAAGATTCCCGTTATGAACACTAAAGGAGAGAGTACATCTGAGTTAATCAAAGAATTATCAGGAAAAGGAATCAAGCTAAATGTAACAGCGATTTTTACTTTAGATCAAGTTGAAGAAGTAGTAAATAGTTTGCAAAATGGAATTCCGAGTATTGTATCAGTATTTGCAGGTAGAATAGCAGATACTGGAGTAGATCCTATTCCTTTGATGAAAAAGGCATTATCTATTACTTCACAAAAAGAAGGCTGTGAATTATTGTGGGCAAGTACTAGAGAAATTTTAAATATTTATCAAGCAAATGATATTGGAGTTGATATAGTTACGGTACCACCAGCTTTATTGAAGAAATATGATAAATTAAAAGATAAAGATTTATATGAATATTCATTAGAAACAGTAGAGGGATTTGTAAAAGATGGAAAAGAATTAGGGTATTCAATCCTTTAATTAAATAAGTCTGAATATTTAGTGGGTAATAGTTGAATGATTAGCTGATTCAAGATGAAGGCTAATTATTCAACTATTTTTTCTATATTTACTGCTAATGTATTTATCATAGAATCGGTTTTAGTATATGTAGTTAAGTTAATCAAATATTTTTAAAGTTATGTGTTATATAGTAAATACAAATATTGTATTATAAAATGTTTTAGTAGTATAAAGTAAAGCGATTCTGCAAAGAGGATATGCATAATAGCAATATTTTGAACATTCTGACGGATAAAAAATTCGCTTTTTAACGATCTTTATATACTTATAAAAAAAACAAAAAAATAAAAAGACTGTCATATCAATGTTTATAAAAAATAATATTAAAATACGATTAGATAAAAATGGGTTATTTTCTAACGAATAAACTTATAGGATATAAAAAGAACAAATTTGAAATACTAGAAACTATTTTTCAAGATAAATATACACTATATAACATAATGGATTCTCATTCATTTCTACTATACTTACAAATATGTTAGAATGATAAGGATTGAAGGGCGTTATCCGCTCTCATTAAACTGCCATAATTCAAAAAATGGCGATTTGTATTTATAGGCAAAATGTTTCTATAATGAGCCTATACGAAATAACTCGTTACTTGCATGCAAACGACTTATTCGTATCGCCTCGAATAGACCGTTTGCTTCATCGCTGAACAAATTATCGGACATAGGAAGGGCAAATTTATGTTAAAAATTTATAATACATTAACCAATCAGAAGGAAGAGTTTAAACCACTAGTGCCAGGAAGTATTTCAATGTATGTATGTGGTCCTACTGTTTATAACTACATTCATATTGGGAATGCCCGGTCTACTGTTGCTTTTGATACAGTACGTCGTTACTTTGAATACCGCGGTTTTGATGTGAAATATGTCTCTAACTTTACGGATGTGGATGATAAGATTATTAACCGCGCTAACGAAGAAGGGTTAACGCCTGAACAAATTGCGGATAAGTATATTGAAGCATTCTATGAAGATACCGATGCTTTAAATGTTAAACGTGCTACTAAAAATCCACGTGTTGTGGAGAATATGGATGATATTATCCAATTCGTAGCCGATTTAGTAGATAAAGACTTTGCATATGTAGTGGACGGTGATGTGTACTATAGAACGCGTAAATTTGAGAAATATGGTCAGTTATCTGATCAAAATATCGATGATTTACGGGCGGGGGCATCTGAACGTTTAGAGGCAGACAGCCAATCGAAGAAAGAAGATGTTGTAGACTTTGCTTTATGGAAGTCAGCTAAACCTGGTGAAATTTCTTGGACTTCTCCTTGGGGTGAAGGTCGCCCTGGTTGGCATATTGAATGTTCTGTGATGGCAACAAAACTGTTAGGGGATACTTTAGATATCCACGCAGGTGGTCATGACTTAACTTTCCCTCACCATGAGAATGAGATTGCTCAATCCGAAGCACATACAGGTCATACCTTTGCCAATTACTGGATGCATAATGGTTTTGTAACAATGGGTGATGACGATGAAAAAATGTCTAAATCTTTAGGCAACTTTGTCTTAGCGCATGACTTAATCCAACAAGTCGATCCACAAGTGGTTCGCTTCTTCTTAGCTTCAGCACATTACCGGTCGCCTTTAAGATTCAATGAAGAAAATATTCAAGATGCAACCAACAACTTAAACAACTTGAAAACTGCTTATGCGAACTTAAATTATCGTTTTGAAGATGCTAAAGAGCAATTAGATAACGATGCGAAAGTATTGGCACAAATCAAAGCTTTAGAGAATGAATTCGTGGAAGCTATGGATGATGACGTCAATACGCCAAATGGTTTAACTGTTGTGTACCGTTTGATGCGTGATATGAATGTATATACAAACCAAAAAGAAGTATCTGTACCAGTTCTTGAAGCTTTTAAAGAGTCTTTTACAGCTTTACTAACGATTTTTGGGGTCACTTTATCAGATGAAAAAGAGTTGTTGGCGGATGATATTCAAGCCTTAATCGATGAACGTAACCAAGCCCGTGCAGATAAAAACTTTGCCCGTGCCGATGAAATTCGCGATCAATTAAAAGCTGAAGGCATTATCCTTGATGATACTGCCCAAGGTACGCGCTGGAAACGTGCGCAATCCTAGTTGCAGTCTATATTAATGAAAATCAATACAGAAATGAGTCGACTAAATGTCAGAGAATAAGTCTTTAACGAAAAATGAAATAAAACAACTAAGTGGCCTAACCTTAGCTTATTTAGGCGATGCTTCTTGGGAGGTAGTAGTCCGCGACCATTTGGTTCAAAGTGGTTTAACGAAACCCAAAGAACTACATAAAGCAGCGACTGAATTTGTGTCTGCAAAAGGGCAAGCCCTATTAGTTGAAGCGATGCAAGCTGAGGAAGGGTTCCTTACTGAAGATGAAATGACAATCTTTAAAAGAGGCCGCAATGCCAAAAGTCACTCAAGCGCTAAAAACGCAGATATTCATACCTATAGAATTGCAACCGGATTTGAAGCTTTGATGGGTTTTGCCTATTTAAATGATCAAGACCGTTTTAAGGAAATTGCAGCTTTCTGTATTCAATACATTCAACACGCACAAAAAGAGGAGCAAGAAAATGGCTAGAGACAATCAAAGACAACAAAACAGAGATAGAAGACCCCGTAGTACAAATAATGAAGAAGAACTGGATCAATCTCCTGATTTCGTCTATGGTTTCCATGCCGCTATGGAAGTATTAGAAGGCGACCATGATGTGAATAAAGTCTTCCTACAAACTGGCTTAAACGAGAAGAACGCCCAAGCTATTTTAAAAGCAGCCAACAAGCGAAATATCTTGGTATCTAATGTACCAAAGGAAAAATTAGATACCCTTTCTGATGGCGGCAATCACCAGGGTGTTGTCATGGCTATTGCAGCATACAAATACGCTGAACTAGAGGATATCTTCAAAAAAGCTGAAGAAGCGAATGAAGACCCAATTATCATGGTCCTAGATGGTATTGAAGATCCGCATAACTTAGGTTCTATTTTAAGAACAGCTGATGCTTCAGGGGTTCATGGTGTTATTATTCAAAACCGTCGCGCTGTGGGGTTAACGCAAGTTGTTGCCAAAACTTCAACTGGTGCGATTGAGCATGTACCCGTTGTACGTGTAACCAATATTTCTAAAACCATTGATCTGTTAAAAGAACGTGGTGTATGGGTATTTGGTACCGATATGAAGGGTCAATCAATGTGGCAAATGGATGCGACGCTCCCAATTGCTGTTGTGATTGGTAATGAAGGTAAAGGCGTATCACCAGGTGTGAAGAAACATCTAGACGGTATGATTACAATCCCAATGCGCGGGCATGTGCAAAGTTTAAATGCCAGTGTAGCAGCAGGGTTATTAATGTACCAGATTTATCAAAGTCGTATGGGTAATAGCTAATCAGTGAATTGATTTTATAGTAAGTTGATGAAGAAAGGAGGGGTGACATGGTACTAAGAAAAGAACGGTTAATCGTTGATGGCTACAATATGATTGGCTCTTGGCCTTTACTTGTAAAGTTGAAAAATCGAGATGAAATTGAGGCTGCAAGAGACTTGTTACTAGCAACCCTTTCTAACTATGTAGGCTATCATGATATCGAAACGTGGGTGATTTTTGATGCCATGTTTGTCCCAGGCATTTCTAAATCCTATGATCAATTTAACTTACATGTCGTCTTTACCAGTGAAGGACAAACCGCTGATTCATATATCGAAGAGATGATAGTTGATTTGGTGAGCCCTTTACATAATGTAACGGTTGCGACAAGTGATTTAGCTGAGCAGCGAATTGTTTTCCAAAAAGGTGCTTTAAGGCAATCAGCACAAGAGTTATATAGAGATGTGCAAAAAACCAACGCGGAAATTGCACATGGTGGTAATGATTATGAATACAACAAATATCAAAGATCCATACCATGGTCAGTCCATCAGCTAGATAAATTAAATGACTTTTATAGAGATTTAATTGACAAGAAAAGTGAATAGTAGGATTTTGGTGCGTTTGGTCTTTTGGATTGAGCCTGGGTGGTCTATTTGGAGAGGACAAATCTATGGCAAAGCAGAAACAAAGTAAAGACCAGTCACAGGTATTGGATTTAGTGTTGCAGGGTAAAAATGAACTTACTGAGGAAATATTTGATGCATTATACCAAGAAGTTTTACCTACCTTATATGCTAACCGTTGGCGCATCCCTAAGTATATTTTGGAAAATGATGATTACTATCAAGAAGCTAGAATTAGTCTAGTACAAGCTGTTCAAACATATCGCATCAATAGTAAGGCAGCCTTTACAACTTACTTTGCGAATGTATTCAAAAATAGGTTGCTCGATATTCGCCGGATGCACATGACGGATAAACGGATTGCTAATTTCAAAGTGGAACGTTCGCTAGATTTATTTGCAAGTGAAGGTGAAGAAAACAATATAGAAAACCGCTTGAGAACCAAAGAGTTTCCACCTGAATATGTATATCTCTTCAATGAGACAATTAATAGATATGAAAAAAGTTTGTCTGATATGGAAAGAACGGCATATGGTTATTTCAAAAAAGGTTTTTCTTACGAAGAGATGGAAAAACTCACGGGCTTTACCAGAAAACAGGTTCATTCATTAATCGCTAAGTGTAAACGAAAGTATCGCAAAATATTATCAGAATATTTTGATGATAGGGACTAAAACGAAATTAGGCCATGCTCGGGTTGAAACTGTGCATGGTTTTTTCTCTGTTCATTTATGGATTAATTTTTATGGGATAGCTTACATTTACATAGTGAAAAAGTGAGCAAAGTAGTTTATGATATTTTTGGAAGTTTTGCCAGTTTTTCATTTATATGGGCGGTTTGCGCGAACGCTTGTAAATACATTTTAGGAGATTGTGTATGGAAATCTTGGGTATTATTGGTGTGTTTATCGGTATTTTACTGATTATTTGGTTTTCTGTTAAAGGGTTGCATATTATTATTGCGGCACCTTTATCTGCTTTGGTTGTAATTCTCGCTAACCAGATGGATATTTTTGGGTCTTTGGTTGGACAAGAGAATTCGTTTATGACAGCTTTGGCTGGGTTCTTGATTAATAACTTTGCGATTTTCTTATTGGGAGCTATTTTGGCACAATATATGGAAAAGAGTAATGCGACAGTGTCTATTGCCAACTTCATCTTGAGTAAGGTGGGGATGGGGTCTAAATATATGATTATGGTAGCGATTATGGCTATTGCAGCATTGTTAACTTATGGTGGGATTTCTTTATTTGTGGTTATGTTTGCGCTAGTACCGTTAGCCAAGCGAATCTTCAAACAAATGGATATCAACTGGGAATTGTTCCCTATTCCTTTATTTTTAGGTGCTGGGACCTTTACTATGTCTAGTTTGCCAGGAAATCCTTCGGTTCAAAATGCGATTCCAACTACAGCTTTGGGGACATCGTTAACGGCGGCACCGATTCTAGGGTTAATCGGGTCAGCAGTTCTTTTAGCTTTTGGCTTGCTGTATATGAAATGGTGCTTGGACCGGTCTGTGAAGAACGGCGAACATTTTGATACCTATTTAGAAGGTAAGGTGGATCTTAAAGGGGTAGCTGGTGATGTGGATGAATTGAAATTGCCATCTATTTGGATTTCATTAGCGCCGATTGTTACCTTGATTGCCATTATCTTGATTTTCTCTAGTGTGGCAAACATTATTTTAGTGGCTTTAGCAGCAGCGATTGTCTTATCAGCTATTCTATACCACAGCTACATTCCATCACAGAATATGACCTTGAATGCGGGGGCGACAGGGGCAATTATGGCAGCCTTCTCAACTTCATCTTCTGTAGCCTTTGGTTCAGTATTAACCTTGGCACCTGGTTTTGTGGTCATCCAACAAGCGATTACCTCTATTCCCGGTAGTCCAGTGATTGGATTGGTTGCATCGTCTGCCTTACTAAGTGGGATTACCGGTTCTGCTTCTGGGGCGATTGGGATTGTGATGAATACCCTAGCGCCAGATTATATTGCTATGGGGATTAATCCAGAGTTGGTCCACCGAAT from Aerococcus urinaeequi includes:
- a CDS encoding GntP family permease, which codes for MEILGIIGVFIGILLIIWFSVKGLHIIIAAPLSALVVILANQMDIFGSLVGQENSFMTALAGFLINNFAIFLLGAILAQYMEKSNATVSIANFILSKVGMGSKYMIMVAIMAIAALLTYGGISLFVVMFALVPLAKRIFKQMDINWELFPIPLFLGAGTFTMSSLPGNPSVQNAIPTTALGTSLTAAPILGLIGSAVLLAFGLLYMKWCLDRSVKNGEHFDTYLEGKVDLKGVAGDVDELKLPSIWISLAPIVTLIAIILIFSSVANIILVALAAAIVLSAILYHSYIPSQNMTLNAGATGAIMAAFSTSSSVAFGSVLTLAPGFVVIQQAITSIPGSPVIGLVASSALLSGITGSASGAIGIVMNTLAPDYIAMGINPELVHRITVIAAATLTAMPHSGVVITFNNLTGLSIKHGFIHQFIITNVAHLLALIAVLIASAFLY